In the Lysinibacillus sp. PLM2 genome, one interval contains:
- the fliM gene encoding flagellar motor switch protein FliM, with amino-acid sequence MAGDVLSQSEIDALLSAISTGEMSADDMKKEEETKKIKTYDFKRALRFSKDQIRSLTRIHENFARLLTTFFSAQLRTYVQINVASVDQIPFEEFVRSIPNMTLINIFEVPPLDGNILMEINPNIAYSMMDRLMGGSGASYSNVDNLTEIEQKIMTNLFERAFDNLREAWDNIAEIDPMLIELEVNPQFLQMISPNETVVVISLNTIIGETTGMINICIPHVVLEPIIHNLSVQYWMQSNTKESSPEQLKMLETRVKQAELDLIAELGATDITIEDFLFMNVGDVIQLDKKIDDPLVLKVGNLPKFTVQPGKLNKKMAIQILDSLKGGDEDE; translated from the coding sequence ATGGCAGGCGATGTATTATCCCAATCAGAGATAGACGCACTACTCTCTGCAATTTCAACTGGGGAAATGTCAGCAGATGATATGAAAAAAGAAGAAGAAACGAAAAAAATAAAAACCTATGATTTTAAACGTGCACTTCGATTTTCAAAGGATCAAATTCGAAGCTTAACGAGAATTCATGAAAATTTTGCTCGTCTTCTTACAACATTTTTCTCTGCTCAATTGAGAACCTATGTTCAAATAAATGTTGCTTCCGTTGACCAAATTCCTTTTGAAGAGTTTGTACGATCGATTCCCAATATGACATTAATAAATATATTTGAAGTACCACCATTAGATGGTAATATTTTAATGGAAATCAATCCGAATATTGCCTATTCAATGATGGATCGATTAATGGGGGGATCTGGTGCAAGCTATAGTAATGTTGACAATTTAACAGAAATTGAACAAAAAATAATGACCAACTTATTTGAACGTGCTTTTGATAATCTAAGAGAAGCGTGGGACAATATTGCTGAGATTGATCCAATGTTGATCGAGCTAGAAGTAAACCCGCAGTTTTTACAGATGATTTCACCTAATGAAACAGTCGTAGTAATTTCCTTAAACACGATTATTGGTGAAACAACAGGTATGATTAATATTTGTATTCCACATGTTGTTCTAGAACCGATTATTCATAATTTATCTGTTCAATATTGGATGCAGTCAAATACGAAAGAATCTTCCCCTGAACAGTTAAAAATGTTAGAAACACGTGTCAAACAAGCGGAACTTGACTTAATTGCCGAACTAGGTGCTACTGATATCACGATAGAAGATTTTCTCTTTATGAATGTGGGAGATGTTATTCAATTAGATAAAAAAATTGATGATCCTCTAGTTCTAAAAGTCGGAAATTTACCGAAATTTACAGTACAACCTGGTAAACTAAATAAAAAAATGGCTATACAAATTTTGGACTCTTTGAAAGGAGGAGACGAGGATGAATGA
- the fliY gene encoding flagellar motor switch phosphatase FliY — protein sequence MNDGMLSQEEIEALLRGESLDENKNEPESSSTEELRVEDYLSPMEQDALGEVGNISFGSSATALSALLGQKVDITTPVVSMINRNRLEEEFPQPYVAVQVEYTIGLVGMNLLVIKQTDAAIIADLMLGGDGLNPKPELGEIQLSAVQEAMNQMMGSAATSMSTIFNKKVDISPPSIDLLNFQQNEGHENLPQEDLLVKVSFRLKIGELIDSNIMQLLPLNFSKDIVKTLLGEPSAEVNQPATEQSTQVSSAPVQQVQQQSTTHQPMNSQPGTQEPIHSQQAAATIFEEPPIFSTPRYQQPQQNVNVQQAQFAAFEQPNITQSEARNLNMLLDIPLQVTVELGRTKHSVKEILQLSTGSIIELDKLAGEPVDILVNNRLIAKGEVVVIDENFGVRITDIVSQADRLNNLR from the coding sequence ATGAATGATGGAATGCTCTCCCAAGAAGAAATTGAAGCGCTACTAAGAGGCGAATCATTAGATGAAAACAAAAATGAACCTGAATCATCATCAACCGAAGAACTCCGTGTTGAGGATTATCTTAGTCCAATGGAGCAGGATGCACTAGGTGAAGTAGGAAATATCTCTTTCGGTAGTTCTGCAACAGCTTTATCTGCATTATTAGGACAAAAGGTTGATATTACAACACCTGTTGTTTCGATGATCAATCGAAATCGTTTAGAAGAGGAGTTTCCTCAACCGTACGTTGCTGTTCAAGTTGAATATACAATTGGTCTCGTTGGAATGAACCTCCTAGTAATTAAACAAACTGATGCTGCAATCATAGCAGATTTAATGTTAGGTGGAGACGGATTAAATCCGAAGCCTGAATTAGGGGAAATCCAATTGAGTGCAGTGCAAGAAGCAATGAATCAAATGATGGGGTCAGCTGCAACCTCGATGTCAACAATCTTTAATAAAAAAGTAGATATTTCTCCGCCTTCTATCGATTTATTAAATTTCCAACAAAATGAAGGTCACGAAAATCTACCACAGGAAGATTTATTAGTAAAAGTATCATTTAGATTGAAAATTGGCGAACTAATTGATTCCAACATTATGCAATTATTGCCACTTAATTTTAGTAAAGATATTGTCAAAACATTATTGGGTGAGCCAAGTGCTGAAGTGAATCAACCAGCTACTGAACAATCTACACAAGTTTCAAGTGCACCAGTTCAACAGGTACAACAACAAAGTACAACACATCAACCGATGAATTCACAGCCTGGGACTCAAGAACCGATTCATTCGCAACAAGCTGCTGCAACAATATTTGAAGAGCCACCAATCTTTTCAACACCGCGTTATCAGCAGCCGCAGCAAAATGTAAATGTTCAACAAGCACAATTTGCTGCATTTGAACAGCCAAATATTACACAAAGTGAAGCGCGTAACTTAAATATGTTACTTGACATACCTTTACAAGTAACAGTCGAGCTTGGTCGTACGAAACATTCAGTAAAAGAAATATTACAACTGTCGACAGGTTCTATTATTGAGCTAGACAAACTTGCAGGTGAACCAGTAGATATTTTGGTCAATAATCGTTTAATTGCCAAAGGTGAGGTTGTAGTAATTGATGAGAACTTTGGAGTTCGTATAACAGATATTGTTAGCCAAGCAGATCGATTAAATAACTTAAGATAG
- the cheY_1 gene encoding chemotaxis protein CheY, whose translation MSKKILIVDDAAFMRMMIKDILTKNGFEVVGEAADGAQAVEQYNELKPDLVTMDITMPEMDGIAALKAIKGTDPNAVVIMCSAMGQQAMVIDAIQAGAKDFIVKPFQADRVIEAIQKALG comes from the coding sequence ATGTCTAAAAAGATACTAATTGTTGACGATGCTGCATTCATGCGCATGATGATTAAAGATATTTTAACGAAAAATGGATTTGAAGTAGTTGGTGAAGCAGCAGATGGAGCACAAGCTGTTGAACAATATAATGAATTAAAGCCTGATTTAGTAACAATGGATATTACGATGCCAGAAATGGATGGAATTGCTGCTTTAAAGGCAATTAAAGGAACTGATCCAAATGCGGTCGTTATTATGTGTTCAGCTATGGGGCAACAGGCAATGGTAATTGATGCAATTCAAGCTGGTGCAAAAGATTTCATCGTTAAACCATTCCAAGCTGATCGAGTAATTGAAGCAATTCAAAAAGCTTTAGGTTGA
- the fliQ gene encoding flagellar biosynthetic protein FliQ yields MTQEMVISIAEQAIWNVLIVSGPLLLIALISGLAVSIFQATTSIQEQTLAFVPKIVAVLVGIVFFGPWMLSQITSFVYGILNNLDRYIG; encoded by the coding sequence ATGACACAAGAAATGGTCATTTCAATTGCAGAACAAGCGATATGGAATGTACTAATTGTCTCTGGTCCTTTGCTATTAATAGCATTAATTTCGGGTCTAGCGGTAAGTATTTTCCAAGCAACAACATCTATTCAAGAACAAACATTAGCATTTGTTCCAAAAATTGTTGCAGTCCTTGTTGGTATTGTATTTTTTGGTCCATGGATGCTATCTCAAATAACATCTTTTGTATACGGTATATTAAATAATTTAGATCGATACATTGGGTGA
- the fliR gene encoding flagellar biosynthetic protein FliR codes for MIEIIPKLSVLLLIFVRVSAFFVSIPFFSYRTIPPQLKITLALVLSWMMYYTFNVEPIAIDGNYILLILKEAIIGLMLGVCAYIVFSAVQIAGGFIDFEMGFAMANIIDPQTGTQSPLMGQFFNVLLIFVLLAINGHHLILDGIFYSFQFMPIDQLYPNFGDVGTVEYIIKLFGSVFAIAFQMSAPVVATLFLVTVALGITGKTVPQLNIFVVGFPIKIAIGFLILFIVMGVMIQVMQNLVEIMIIAMRDLMNLLGGA; via the coding sequence ATGATAGAAATTATTCCAAAATTATCTGTTTTATTATTAATTTTTGTGAGAGTATCAGCTTTTTTCGTATCAATCCCGTTTTTTTCATATCGAACAATACCACCTCAACTGAAAATTACATTAGCACTCGTCCTATCCTGGATGATGTATTATACATTTAATGTTGAACCAATTGCTATAGATGGAAATTACATATTACTTATTCTAAAAGAAGCAATCATCGGGTTAATGCTTGGTGTCTGTGCTTATATTGTGTTTTCTGCTGTACAAATAGCTGGGGGCTTTATTGATTTTGAAATGGGTTTTGCTATGGCAAATATTATCGATCCACAAACTGGTACTCAAAGTCCGCTGATGGGTCAATTTTTTAACGTACTCTTAATATTTGTCTTACTTGCAATCAATGGACATCATTTAATATTAGATGGAATCTTTTATAGTTTTCAATTTATGCCTATTGATCAGCTATACCCAAACTTCGGAGATGTTGGGACAGTAGAATATATCATAAAATTATTCGGATCTGTTTTTGCCATTGCTTTTCAAATGTCTGCGCCAGTTGTTGCAACATTATTTCTTGTGACGGTGGCATTAGGGATTACAGGGAAAACAGTTCCGCAGTTGAATATTTTCGTTGTTGGTTTTCCGATAAAAATCGCCATTGGTTTTTTAATTTTATTCATTGTCATGGGAGTCATGATTCAGGTGATGCAAAATTTAGTGGAAATCATGATCATTGCTATGAGAGATTTAATGAACTTGTTAGGTGGTGCTTAG
- the flhB gene encoding flagellar biosynthetic protein FlhB has protein sequence MKLFLQLDLQFFAGEKTEKATPKKRQDARKKGQVVKSQDVTAAVLLLILFLFLYVWAPFMLESLFSFFHQFIEKNILIESITEETVMEIYTQTITEMGSIVLPFLLIAVVTGIGANYFQFGLLFTTETLKFDLKKMDPIKGIKKIISMRAIINLLKSLLKVAFIGAITSLIIWMNMADVLSLAFQNPWDILSTVASLTALMGIAAALVLILIAVLDYIYEKYEYEKTLKMSKQDIKDEHKNAEGDPQVKSKIKQRQREMAMRRMMQEIPSADVVITNPTHYAIALKYDEQNMDAPKVIAKGTDFVAQKIKLIAKEHDVVMVENRPLARAMYDKVEIGDFVPEEFFKAVAEILAYVYRIKRKI, from the coding sequence GTGAAGTTATTTCTTCAATTAGACTTGCAATTTTTTGCAGGAGAAAAGACTGAAAAGGCAACACCGAAAAAGCGACAAGATGCAAGAAAAAAAGGACAGGTCGTTAAAAGTCAGGATGTAACTGCTGCGGTATTATTGCTTATTTTATTTTTGTTCCTTTATGTTTGGGCACCATTTATGTTAGAAAGCTTATTTTCATTTTTTCATCAATTCATTGAAAAAAATATACTGATTGAGTCTATAACGGAAGAAACGGTAATGGAAATATATACACAAACCATTACCGAAATGGGGTCCATAGTTTTACCGTTTCTGCTTATTGCTGTAGTCACAGGAATTGGTGCAAATTATTTTCAATTTGGATTACTTTTTACAACAGAAACATTGAAATTTGATTTAAAAAAAATGGATCCGATAAAAGGGATTAAAAAAATAATATCGATGAGGGCAATTATCAATTTACTTAAATCTTTATTAAAGGTTGCCTTTATCGGAGCAATTACTTCTCTAATTATTTGGATGAATATGGCGGATGTTTTAAGTCTAGCTTTTCAAAATCCTTGGGATATATTATCAACCGTTGCAAGTTTAACTGCATTAATGGGGATTGCTGCAGCATTAGTTCTTATATTAATCGCTGTTTTGGATTACATTTATGAAAAATACGAGTATGAAAAGACCTTAAAAATGTCGAAGCAAGATATTAAAGATGAACATAAAAACGCTGAAGGTGACCCACAAGTTAAATCGAAAATCAAGCAACGTCAACGAGAAATGGCTATGAGAAGAATGATGCAAGAAATACCGAGTGCGGATGTTGTTATAACAAATCCAACTCACTATGCAATTGCACTGAAATATGATGAGCAAAATATGGATGCGCCTAAGGTAATAGCAAAAGGCACAGATTTTGTAGCTCAAAAGATTAAGTTAATCGCGAAAGAACATGATGTAGTAATGGTTGAAAATCGACCATTAGCTAGAGCCATGTATGACAAAGTTGAAATAGGAGATTTTGTGCCAGAAGAGTTTTTTAAAGCTGTGGCAGAAATACTTGCTTATGTATATCGAATTAAACGAAAAATTTAA
- the flhA gene encoding flagellar biosynthesis protein FlhA yields the protein MKFRDIGVLAVVILIVAMLVIPLPTWLLSFLIIINITLSLLVLLTAMNMKEALDFAIFPSIILLLTLFRLALSISTTRAILAEGDAGDVVETFGEFVTGGNILVGLVIFMLLVIVNFIVITKGSERVAEVAARFTLDAMPGKQMSIDADLNAGMISEKEARERRDKVSRESDFYGAMDGATKFVKGDAIASIIMVFINLLFGMIIGMAQLGYTLNDAASHFSKLTVGDGLVAQIPALLISTATGLVVTRAASEGNLGHDITGQLFAQAKLLYVAAGTILLLGLFTPLPDWITLPIAAVLALGAYLADRKKTESPEEALEIEEEVATDTMKSQENVVNLLNVDPIEFEFGYGLIPLVDAAQGGDLLDRVVMIRRQLALELGIVIPVVRIRDNIQLQPNEYRIKIKGNEMAKGELLLDHYLAMSPGDDNSIEGIDTIEPSFGLPAKWITEKTKEEAEMLGYTVVDPPSVVSTHLTEMIRANAHELLGRQETKQLIDHLRESYPILVEELTPTPLSIGEIQKVLAKLLRENVSIRNLPIIFETLADYAKLTSDTDILTEYVRQALARQITAQYGLGGPTLKVITVPAKLEKLIADSIQQTEHGNYLAMNPQDSQNVLESIAKEVERVSYMEQSPIILCSPAIRLYLRQLTERYFPQIPILSYNELDANIEIQSVGVVNVE from the coding sequence ATGAAATTTCGCGACATTGGTGTGTTAGCAGTTGTAATTTTAATTGTAGCGATGCTTGTAATCCCTCTTCCAACATGGCTACTAAGTTTTTTAATTATTATTAATATTACTTTATCATTGTTAGTTTTATTAACTGCAATGAACATGAAAGAAGCACTGGACTTTGCAATTTTCCCTTCAATAATATTGTTACTCACTCTCTTCCGGTTAGCGTTGAGTATTTCTACAACTCGTGCGATTTTAGCGGAGGGTGATGCAGGGGATGTAGTAGAAACCTTTGGTGAGTTTGTAACTGGAGGAAATATATTAGTCGGATTAGTAATTTTCATGCTATTAGTCATTGTGAACTTTATCGTAATTACTAAAGGTTCAGAGCGTGTCGCTGAAGTTGCTGCACGTTTTACTTTGGATGCGATGCCGGGTAAACAAATGAGTATTGATGCTGATTTAAATGCAGGAATGATCTCAGAAAAAGAAGCTCGTGAACGCCGTGACAAAGTTTCTCGTGAATCAGATTTCTATGGAGCTATGGATGGGGCAACAAAATTCGTAAAAGGTGATGCGATCGCTTCAATTATCATGGTTTTCATTAACCTATTATTCGGTATGATTATTGGTATGGCTCAATTAGGGTACACACTAAATGATGCTGCCAGCCATTTCTCAAAGTTAACTGTTGGTGATGGTCTTGTAGCACAAATACCAGCCTTACTTATTTCAACTGCAACAGGTTTAGTAGTAACTCGAGCAGCTTCTGAAGGTAATTTAGGACATGATATTACAGGCCAATTATTTGCACAGGCGAAACTATTATATGTTGCAGCAGGTACGATTCTATTATTAGGTTTATTTACGCCGCTTCCAGACTGGATTACTCTTCCAATCGCTGCTGTATTGGCACTAGGCGCATACTTAGCTGATCGTAAGAAAACAGAATCACCAGAAGAAGCCCTTGAAATTGAGGAAGAAGTTGCTACTGATACGATGAAGAGTCAAGAAAATGTAGTGAATCTGTTAAATGTAGATCCAATAGAATTTGAATTTGGGTATGGATTAATTCCTCTTGTAGATGCAGCACAGGGTGGCGATTTACTTGATCGGGTTGTTATGATTCGTAGACAATTAGCTCTTGAGCTTGGGATCGTAATACCAGTTGTGCGTATTCGAGATAATATACAACTACAACCGAATGAATATCGTATTAAAATTAAAGGGAATGAAATGGCTAAAGGTGAACTGCTTCTAGATCATTATTTAGCAATGAGCCCTGGCGATGATAATTCTATTGAAGGCATTGATACAATTGAACCTTCCTTTGGATTACCAGCGAAATGGATTACTGAAAAAACAAAAGAAGAAGCTGAAATGCTTGGCTATACAGTGGTAGACCCACCGAGTGTTGTTTCAACTCATTTAACTGAAATGATACGTGCAAACGCACACGAATTATTAGGTCGCCAAGAAACAAAACAATTAATTGATCATTTACGAGAAAGTTATCCAATTTTAGTAGAAGAATTAACACCAACGCCACTATCTATTGGTGAAATTCAAAAAGTATTGGCTAAACTACTAAGAGAAAATGTGTCAATTCGTAATTTACCTATTATTTTTGAAACTTTAGCGGATTATGCAAAACTAACAAGTGATACAGATATTTTAACGGAATATGTAAGACAAGCCCTTGCACGGCAAATTACAGCTCAGTATGGATTAGGCGGGCCAACGTTAAAGGTAATTACAGTTCCAGCAAAATTAGAAAAATTAATTGCAGATAGTATTCAACAAACTGAACATGGTAATTATTTGGCTATGAATCCACAAGATTCGCAAAATGTATTAGAGTCAATTGCTAAAGAAGTTGAAAGAGTATCATATATGGAACAATCTCCGATTATTTTATGCTCACCTGCAATTCGATTGTACTTAAGACAACTAACGGAACGATATTTTCCACAGATACCGATTCTATCTTATAACGAATTAGACGCAAACATTGAAATCCAAAGTGTTGGAGTGGTGAATGTAGAATGA
- the flhF gene encoding flagellar biosynthesis protein FlhF: MKMKKYIAPSIAEAMKSIRAELGDDAVIINSKVVETKKLFGLIKQKHFEVLAGVDQIEVKPKVEQLPDLEVGLNLSATTTQPKLQEKETSTDVLKKELADLKSMMKSIQRQSAQSQYPDLFLPIVQFLKKQELSEELITEISDELFVHYQNSNSQMTQKQMWEQVEQSLRSKLEKQPFGGLTYEKKYINVFGPTGVGKTTTIAKMAARSVLEKKKRIGFITTDTYRIAAIEQLKIYANLLQAPIEIVYNAQDYQRAVQKMENVDLVFIDTAGRNYKEGKYVSDIKELIDFRENSESFLVLSLTSKEKDMEIIIKQFNEVPIEKFIFTKIDETNSIGTIFNLMIKYNKGLAYYTDGQEVPEDIQEAKLDVLLDLFFQGEFK, from the coding sequence ATGAAAATGAAAAAATATATAGCTCCTTCCATTGCTGAAGCGATGAAATCAATACGTGCAGAACTAGGCGATGATGCTGTCATTATAAATTCAAAAGTTGTTGAAACGAAAAAACTATTTGGGTTAATTAAACAAAAGCATTTTGAAGTATTAGCTGGTGTAGATCAAATTGAAGTAAAACCAAAAGTTGAGCAATTACCTGATTTAGAAGTAGGGTTAAATCTTTCTGCAACTACTACTCAACCAAAATTACAAGAAAAAGAAACTTCTACCGATGTATTAAAAAAAGAATTAGCGGATTTAAAATCAATGATGAAGTCTATTCAAAGACAATCAGCTCAATCTCAATACCCTGATCTTTTTTTACCAATTGTTCAATTCTTAAAAAAACAAGAGCTTAGCGAGGAGCTCATCACCGAAATTAGTGATGAGCTTTTTGTGCATTATCAAAATTCCAATTCTCAAATGACACAAAAGCAAATGTGGGAGCAAGTTGAACAATCATTACGATCGAAATTAGAAAAACAGCCATTTGGTGGTTTAACTTATGAGAAGAAATATATAAATGTATTTGGCCCGACTGGAGTTGGGAAAACGACAACAATTGCAAAAATGGCAGCACGATCCGTTTTAGAAAAGAAGAAACGAATTGGTTTTATTACGACAGATACATATCGAATAGCGGCAATTGAACAATTAAAAATATACGCAAATCTCCTACAAGCGCCAATTGAAATAGTTTATAATGCCCAAGATTATCAAAGGGCGGTCCAAAAAATGGAAAATGTGGATTTAGTTTTTATTGATACTGCCGGTCGTAATTATAAAGAGGGAAAATATGTTAGTGATATTAAGGAATTGATTGACTTCAGAGAGAACTCTGAATCCTTTTTGGTCCTATCATTAACTTCTAAAGAAAAAGATATGGAAATTATTATTAAACAATTTAATGAAGTACCAATTGAAAAGTTTATATTTACTAAAATAGACGAGACAAATTCTATTGGCACTATTTTCAATTTAATGATTAAATATAATAAAGGACTAGCTTATTATACAGATGGACAAGAAGTTCCTGAAGATATCCAGGAAGCAAAGCTAGATGTTTTGCTAGATTTATTTTTCCAAGGTGAATTTAAATGA
- a CDS encoding site-determining protein, with product MRDQAEKLRMKMMESQGTLGRSIAVVSGKGGVGKSNFSTNFAIQLANQGKKVVILDMDIGMGNVNILIGRTAQYNLKDYLSGSATLDQIILDGPYNLKYISGGSGFTSLVEWSPKMFDSLIEAFETLQKTYDYILFDMGAGATQWSLDLLASINEIVVISTTEPTSITDAYSMMKFIHIRDENKTFYLVVNRAFSNEEGRDTADRLKSTMSKFLSKDINVLGALPEDECVRKSVINQTPFSIGYPNAPITKTLNKMVYRFIHHQTDEVYAQTTNTFLTKLRSIFSKGRG from the coding sequence ATGAGAGATCAAGCCGAAAAACTTAGAATGAAAATGATGGAAAGTCAAGGGACTTTGGGAAGATCCATCGCTGTTGTCAGTGGCAAGGGAGGAGTAGGGAAAAGTAATTTTTCTACAAACTTTGCTATTCAGTTGGCGAATCAAGGAAAAAAAGTAGTTATACTTGATATGGATATCGGAATGGGTAATGTCAATATTTTAATTGGGAGAACTGCACAATATAATCTAAAAGATTATCTATCAGGTAGTGCGACTTTAGACCAAATTATTTTAGATGGACCATATAATTTAAAGTATATTTCTGGTGGTTCTGGTTTTACTTCATTAGTTGAATGGTCACCCAAAATGTTTGATTCTTTAATTGAAGCGTTTGAAACATTACAAAAAACGTATGATTATATTTTATTCGATATGGGTGCAGGAGCAACGCAGTGGTCATTAGACTTGCTTGCTTCGATCAATGAGATAGTTGTTATTTCAACTACTGAACCAACTTCAATAACAGATGCGTATTCGATGATGAAATTTATTCATATAAGAGATGAAAATAAAACCTTCTATTTAGTAGTGAATAGAGCTTTTTCAAATGAAGAAGGTCGGGATACTGCTGATAGATTGAAAAGTACCATGAGTAAGTTTTTATCAAAAGATATTAATGTTTTAGGTGCATTGCCTGAGGATGAATGTGTTCGGAAATCAGTTATAAATCAAACACCTTTTTCAATCGGTTACCCAAATGCCCCTATTACAAAAACCTTAAATAAAATGGTTTACCGGTTCATTCATCACCAAACGGATGAAGTTTATGCGCAAACCACAAATACTTTTTTAACAAAATTAAGAAGTATCTTTTCGAAAGGGCGTGGTTAA
- the cheB_2 gene encoding chemotaxis response regulator protein-glutamate methylesterase, with protein sequence MDDSAFMRKLISDFFMDQPSVEVIGTARNGLDAIKKIQQLKPDVVTMDVEMPIMNGLEALTEIMDVCPVPVIMLSSSTQQGAESTITAMEKGAVDFVAKPSGAISLDLHKIKDEVIHKVLQAAQVSVAKLKKPGIKKASREIETKVKSYTRGHELQHLSQQKLARPNSTDWSKASKKIVLIGTSTGGPRALQEVITKLPKSINAPILIVQHMPPGFTKSLSERLNHLSSITVKEAEHGETIQNGIAYISPGGYHLKLRKIGKNLEIVLDQTEPPRLGHRPAVDVMFEEVSRFNDFDKIAVIMTGMGYDGSKGLKALKQNGNVVAIAESQETCIVYGMPKAAVETNLVDEIADVDDIADVIMKYLS encoded by the coding sequence GTGGATGACTCTGCGTTCATGAGAAAGTTAATTTCAGATTTTTTTATGGACCAACCGAGTGTAGAAGTAATAGGAACTGCCCGCAATGGATTAGATGCCATTAAGAAAATTCAACAATTAAAGCCAGATGTTGTCACGATGGATGTAGAAATGCCGATCATGAATGGACTTGAAGCATTAACCGAAATTATGGATGTTTGTCCAGTACCGGTAATTATGTTGTCAAGCTCAACTCAGCAAGGGGCAGAATCCACGATTACAGCAATGGAAAAGGGTGCAGTAGATTTTGTTGCCAAACCAAGTGGAGCTATATCTCTTGATTTACACAAAATCAAGGATGAAGTAATCCACAAAGTTTTACAAGCTGCACAGGTATCTGTAGCTAAATTGAAAAAACCTGGTATAAAAAAAGCATCGAGAGAAATTGAAACGAAGGTTAAAAGTTATACAAGAGGTCATGAACTACAGCATTTGTCGCAACAAAAGCTGGCTCGACCAAATAGTACTGATTGGAGTAAAGCGTCAAAGAAAATTGTACTAATCGGAACATCAACAGGTGGACCTCGTGCATTACAAGAGGTAATTACAAAATTACCTAAATCGATTAATGCACCAATATTAATCGTACAGCATATGCCGCCTGGATTTACAAAATCTCTATCTGAAAGATTAAATCATCTTAGTAGTATTACGGTAAAAGAAGCAGAGCACGGTGAAACGATTCAAAATGGCATCGCTTATATATCACCGGGTGGATATCATCTAAAACTACGCAAGATTGGTAAAAATTTAGAGATTGTCTTAGATCAAACAGAACCTCCTCGTTTAGGCCATAGACCTGCCGTGGATGTTATGTTTGAAGAAGTAAGTCGATTCAACGACTTTGATAAAATTGCTGTCATTATGACAGGGATGGGCTATGATGGTTCAAAGGGCTTAAAAGCCTTAAAACAAAATGGTAATGTTGTTGCAATTGCTGAGTCTCAAGAAACATGCATTGTTTATGGTATGCCAAAAGCTGCAGTAGAAACAAATCTAGTAGATGAAATAGCAGATGTAGATGATATTGCAGATGTGATTATGAAATATTTGTCTTAA